A window of the Streptomyces sp. NBC_00454 genome harbors these coding sequences:
- a CDS encoding YndJ family transporter → MTSFGALFVLLWLLLTLGPATGMLYVVPLSLRLTDPGGPGGPADPAGPRRTARLRPLIAAPGALSLFLPHGALAAVLAATSAAAALILAVRALAPLPRILPRLVSGKNPGPASVEIAVLFAPVGLALVGAALVTERSGHRLLGIDPSDLQVALWHFQFVGCAAVLVAGLVHRAASRGALVRCAAYSVPLGLPLALLGYFAGPWAWLVGLVVLAGGLWSAALLTMRELHQQGGGLIAGTALALTALITLGWASSGPSEVVVTGEPTGIVVLGLILAVAAAVFGMLLCLVAARSRLNAGRAAAAGTAAVATAAGPAGYLGGWTGTRRPDTGWGG, encoded by the coding sequence GTGACGTCGTTCGGTGCCTTGTTCGTGCTGCTCTGGCTGCTCCTCACCCTGGGGCCCGCCACGGGCATGCTGTACGTCGTCCCGCTGAGCCTGCGCCTGACCGACCCGGGCGGCCCTGGCGGCCCGGCAGACCCGGCCGGCCCGCGCCGCACGGCCCGGCTCCGGCCCCTGATCGCCGCGCCCGGGGCGCTGAGCCTCTTCCTGCCGCACGGCGCCCTCGCCGCGGTCCTCGCCGCGACCTCGGCGGCGGCCGCCCTGATCCTCGCGGTGCGGGCCCTGGCACCGCTGCCGCGGATCCTGCCCCGGCTCGTGTCCGGGAAGAACCCCGGGCCCGCGTCCGTCGAGATCGCGGTCCTCTTCGCCCCTGTCGGGCTCGCCCTCGTCGGCGCCGCCCTGGTCACCGAGCGCTCCGGACACCGGCTCCTCGGCATCGATCCGTCCGACCTGCAGGTGGCCCTGTGGCACTTCCAGTTCGTCGGATGCGCGGCCGTCCTGGTCGCCGGGCTGGTGCACCGGGCCGCCTCCCGCGGAGCCCTCGTACGCTGTGCGGCGTACAGCGTCCCCCTCGGCCTCCCGCTCGCCCTCCTCGGCTACTTCGCGGGCCCCTGGGCGTGGCTGGTTGGCCTGGTGGTGCTGGCCGGCGGGCTGTGGAGCGCGGCCCTGCTGACGATGCGGGAGCTTCACCAGCAGGGCGGCGGCCTCATCGCGGGCACGGCCCTGGCCCTCACCGCACTGATCACCCTGGGGTGGGCCTCCTCCGGCCCCTCCGAGGTCGTCGTGACCGGCGAACCCACCGGAATCGTGGTGCTCGGCCTGATCCTGGCGGTCGCGGCCGCCGTCTTCGGAATGCTCCTGTGCCTGGTGGCGGCCCGGAGCCGACTGAACGCCGGCCGGGCCGCGGCGGCCGGGACCGCTGCGGTCGCCACGGCGGCCGGCCCGGCCGGATACTTGGGGGGATGGACTGGTACACGGCGCCCGGATACTGGCTGGGGCGGCTGA
- a CDS encoding alpha/beta fold hydrolase produces MRTGSAVAATGMLLTGLFAAPVSAQEQTPSGATGTVARTVGDASFKPGPCPKTADPVAELEGARCGTLTVPENRTKPDSRKITLGVAIVAAEAAEPKADPIVWLAGGPGDDAVGEAKMAIGGGLNHDRDVIFMSQRGTYSADPALTCRNVDEFNARATGLVYDAPSTEREHVAATKACRDALAATGADLSAYNDIESAADYADLRTTLGLKEWNLYGISYGTQLALVTMRLHPEGIRSVGIDGILPPSTGGSAVTWSAAKQGFDGVFKACEEQPDCNRRYPNLSATFERLVRELEAKPVTTTITLPDSQKQVKVTLDGGALVNWMTAATHVAPQVPRALDELANGKPQRIAEQWAGGKYSPQAIGRLSHGLVYGVFCSEWTPYETQAEALRAGQKTYPSFPESVQAQAPLLTFLRPDCDVWNIPAAPASIRDVTQSEIPTLALSGGFDAQTAAANGPYVARTLPNATVVTIPYVAHVVFADSKCAQSIAVSFFDTPAAPNTDCLKDLKPPAFEIAP; encoded by the coding sequence ATGCGCACCGGGTCGGCCGTGGCGGCGACCGGGATGCTGCTCACCGGCCTGTTCGCGGCGCCGGTGAGCGCGCAGGAGCAGACGCCTTCAGGAGCGACCGGCACGGTCGCCCGCACCGTGGGTGACGCCAGCTTCAAGCCGGGGCCCTGCCCGAAGACGGCGGATCCGGTCGCCGAACTCGAAGGAGCCCGCTGCGGCACGCTCACCGTGCCCGAGAACCGCACGAAGCCGGACAGCCGAAAGATCACCCTCGGCGTCGCGATCGTGGCGGCCGAGGCTGCCGAACCGAAGGCCGATCCGATCGTGTGGCTCGCCGGCGGGCCGGGCGACGACGCGGTCGGGGAGGCGAAGATGGCGATCGGCGGCGGCCTGAACCACGACCGTGACGTGATCTTCATGTCCCAGCGCGGCACGTACTCGGCCGACCCGGCACTCACCTGCCGCAACGTCGACGAGTTCAACGCGCGCGCGACCGGTCTCGTCTACGACGCGCCGTCCACCGAGCGCGAGCACGTCGCGGCCACGAAGGCCTGCCGCGATGCGCTGGCGGCGACCGGCGCCGACCTCAGCGCCTACAACGACATCGAGAGCGCCGCCGACTACGCGGACCTGCGCACCACGTTGGGCCTCAAGGAGTGGAACCTGTACGGCATCTCCTACGGCACGCAGCTGGCACTCGTCACCATGCGCCTGCACCCCGAGGGAATCCGGTCGGTCGGCATCGACGGCATCCTGCCGCCGTCCACCGGAGGTTCGGCCGTGACCTGGAGCGCCGCCAAGCAGGGTTTCGACGGCGTGTTCAAGGCCTGCGAGGAGCAGCCCGACTGCAACCGCCGCTATCCGAACCTGTCGGCCACCTTCGAACGGCTCGTCCGTGAACTCGAAGCCAAGCCCGTCACCACCACCATCACGCTCCCCGACAGCCAGAAGCAGGTGAAGGTCACCCTGGACGGCGGAGCCCTGGTGAACTGGATGACCGCCGCCACCCACGTGGCCCCCCAGGTACCGCGCGCCCTCGATGAACTGGCCAACGGCAAACCCCAGCGGATCGCCGAGCAGTGGGCGGGCGGCAAGTACAGCCCCCAGGCCATCGGTCGGCTGTCCCACGGGCTCGTCTACGGCGTCTTCTGCAGCGAGTGGACCCCGTACGAGACCCAGGCCGAAGCGCTCCGCGCAGGCCAGAAGACCTACCCGTCGTTCCCCGAATCGGTACAGGCCCAGGCCCCGCTGCTCACCTTCCTCCGTCCGGACTGCGACGTCTGGAACATCCCCGCGGCGCCCGCCTCCATCCGCGACGTCACGCAGAGCGAGATCCCCACGCTCGCCCTCTCGGGCGGGTTCGACGCCCAGACCGCAGCGGCCAACGGGCCGTACGTGGCCCGCACCCTGCCCAACGCCACGGTCGTCACGATCCCCTACGTAGCCCACGTGGTCTTCGCCGATTCGAAGTGCGCGCAGTCCATCGCCGTCTCCTTCTTCGACACCCCCGCGGCCCCGAACACCGACTGCCTCAAGGACCTCAAGCCCCCGGCGTTCGAAATCGCCCCCTGA
- a CDS encoding arylsulfatase has protein sequence MTAPPKALTLLHTSAAHVPVFDALRDRHHPDAVLRHLVVPELLERARAHGPESVAPDVRELLEGVAGPVLVTCSSIGAIGESLAPALGVAVLRVDRPMAAAAVRTGPRILVLATVESTLAPTVGMLEEEATGPVAIRTQVVAGAWDRFAAGDAAGCRALVAAAADAVADADVIVLAQASMAGAEDLTTTATPVFSSPRTGLAAALGAQTV, from the coding sequence GTGACGGCGCCCCCGAAGGCCCTGACCCTGCTGCACACCTCCGCCGCGCACGTCCCGGTCTTCGACGCCCTGCGCGACCGGCACCACCCGGACGCCGTCCTACGGCACCTCGTGGTCCCGGAGCTGCTGGAGCGGGCCCGCGCCCACGGGCCCGAGTCGGTGGCTCCGGACGTGCGGGAGCTGCTGGAAGGCGTCGCCGGGCCCGTCCTGGTGACCTGCTCGTCCATCGGGGCGATCGGGGAGTCGCTGGCTCCGGCCCTGGGCGTCGCGGTGCTCCGGGTCGACCGCCCGATGGCGGCCGCGGCGGTGCGCACCGGGCCGCGGATCCTCGTACTGGCCACCGTGGAATCCACCCTGGCCCCCACGGTGGGGATGCTGGAGGAGGAGGCCACGGGGCCCGTGGCCATCCGCACCCAGGTGGTCGCAGGGGCCTGGGACCGCTTCGCGGCGGGCGACGCGGCGGGCTGCCGGGCCCTGGTCGCGGCAGCGGCCGATGCGGTCGCCGACGCGGACGTCATCGTCCTGGCCCAGGCGTCCATGGCGGGCGCCGAGGACCTCACCACGACCGCCACCCCGGTGTTCTCCAGCCCGAGGACCGGGCTGGCCGCCGCACTCGGGGCACAGACGGTCTGA
- a CDS encoding SDR family NAD(P)-dependent oxidoreductase codes for MTVTEDSQEQGHAFGPGIDPDRLALCLSVLDELDKLDVDHPDAITVRRATAGLYRTVKQRRRQDRRAAKTANDRAVTESTATGSAERIDDETEGLLPTSVTEAGRIAGILQRPRSCYICKTRYVEVDYFYHQLCPACATENRNKREARADLTGKRALLTGGRAKIGMYIALRLLRDGAHTTITTRFPKDAIRRFKAMEDSADWMHRLEVVGIDLRDPAQAVALAEQVAEAGPLDILINNATQTVRRLPSAYAALVEGESAPLPAGELPAHQVIGAFNSGAVDGLAALPIGVSGLEAQKVADLALVAGNASLERHLAGTAIDAGGLLPDVVDSNTWVQTIDQISPVELLETQLCNYTSPFILISALRPAMAEAARKTDGGRAYIVNVSAMEGVFSRGYKGAGHPNTNAAKAAMNMVTRTSGQEMFQTDRILMTSVDTGWITDERPHFDKIRLAEEGFHAPLDLVDGAARVYDPIVRGEAGEDLFGVFLKDYAPANW; via the coding sequence ATGACGGTGACCGAAGACAGCCAGGAGCAGGGCCACGCCTTCGGGCCCGGCATCGACCCCGACCGCCTGGCCCTCTGCCTCAGCGTGCTCGACGAGCTGGACAAGCTCGATGTCGATCACCCGGACGCCATCACCGTGCGCCGGGCCACCGCCGGCCTCTACCGCACGGTCAAGCAGCGCCGCCGCCAGGACCGCCGTGCCGCCAAGACCGCCAACGACAGGGCCGTCACCGAATCGACCGCGACCGGTTCCGCCGAGCGCATCGACGACGAGACCGAGGGTCTGCTGCCCACTTCGGTCACGGAAGCCGGACGGATCGCCGGAATACTCCAGCGCCCGCGCTCCTGCTACATCTGCAAGACGCGCTACGTCGAGGTCGACTACTTCTACCACCAGCTCTGTCCGGCCTGCGCCACCGAGAACCGGAACAAGCGGGAGGCCCGCGCCGACCTCACCGGCAAGCGTGCGCTGCTCACCGGCGGCCGCGCCAAGATCGGCATGTACATCGCGCTGCGGCTCCTGCGGGACGGCGCCCACACCACGATCACCACCCGTTTCCCCAAGGACGCCATCCGCCGATTCAAGGCGATGGAGGATTCGGCGGACTGGATGCACCGGTTGGAGGTCGTGGGCATCGACTTGCGCGACCCGGCCCAGGCGGTGGCGCTCGCCGAGCAGGTGGCCGAGGCCGGTCCGCTGGACATCCTGATCAACAACGCGACGCAGACCGTACGCCGCCTGCCGTCCGCGTACGCGGCGCTGGTCGAGGGGGAGAGCGCCCCGCTGCCGGCCGGTGAGCTCCCCGCCCACCAGGTCATCGGAGCCTTCAACTCCGGTGCGGTCGACGGCCTGGCGGCCCTGCCCATCGGCGTGAGCGGGCTCGAGGCGCAGAAGGTCGCCGACCTCGCGCTGGTCGCGGGCAACGCCAGCCTGGAGCGGCACCTCGCCGGAACCGCCATCGACGCGGGCGGCCTGCTGCCCGACGTCGTCGACAGCAACACCTGGGTGCAGACCATCGACCAGATTTCCCCGGTGGAGCTGCTCGAGACCCAGCTGTGCAACTACACCTCGCCGTTCATCCTGATCAGTGCGCTCCGGCCGGCCATGGCCGAGGCGGCCCGCAAGACCGACGGCGGCCGGGCCTACATCGTGAACGTCTCGGCGATGGAGGGCGTTTTCAGTCGCGGCTACAAGGGCGCGGGACACCCGAACACCAACGCGGCCAAGGCGGCGATGAACATGGTGACGCGGACCAGCGGCCAGGAGATGTTCCAGACGGACCGGATCCTGATGACCTCGGTCGACACGGGCTGGATCACCGACGAGCGCCCGCACTTCGACAAGATCCGACTCGCCGAGGAGGGTTTCCACGCCCCGCTCGACCTGGTCGACGGCGCGGCCCGGGTCTACGACCCGATCGTCCGCGGCGAGGCCGGCGAGGACCTGTTCGGCGTCTTCCTCAAGGACTACGCGCCCGCCAACTGGTAG
- the panD gene encoding aspartate 1-decarboxylase, which translates to MLRTMFKSKIHRATVTQADLHYVGSVTIDADLLDAADLLPGELVHIVDITNGARLETYVIEGERGSGVIGINGAAAHLVHPGDLVILISYAQVEDAEARALKPRVVHVDADNRIVELGADPSAPVPGTDQERSPHAVAV; encoded by the coding sequence ATGCTTCGTACCATGTTCAAGTCCAAGATCCACCGGGCCACCGTCACCCAGGCCGACCTGCACTACGTCGGGTCCGTGACCATCGACGCCGATCTCCTGGACGCGGCGGACCTGCTGCCCGGAGAGCTCGTGCACATCGTGGACATCACCAACGGGGCCCGGCTCGAGACGTACGTCATCGAGGGGGAGCGGGGCTCCGGGGTGATCGGGATCAACGGGGCCGCCGCGCATCTCGTGCACCCCGGCGATCTCGTCATCCTCATCAGCTACGCCCAGGTGGAGGACGCCGAGGCGCGGGCGCTGAAGCCGCGCGTCGTGCACGTGGACGCGGACAACCGCATCGTCGAACTGGGCGCGGATCCCTCCGCCCCGGTTCCGGGAACGGATCAGGAGCGCAGCCCCCACGCGGTGGCTGTCTGA
- the gndA gene encoding NADP-dependent phosphogluconate dehydrogenase gives MSSSTAQIGVTGLAVMGSNLARNFARNGFTVAVHNRTAAKTTALVQEFGHEGTFVAAESAKEFVDALERPRRLIIMVKAGEPTDAVIREFAPLLEPGDVIIDGGNAHFEDTRRREKELREQGLHFVGVGISGGEEGALLGPSIMPGGSEESYASLGPLLEKISAKAADGTPCTSHVGPDGAGHFVKMVHNGIEYADMQLIAEAYHLLREVAGYSPAKIAETFRSWNKGRLDSYLIEITAEVLAHTDAATGLPYVDVVADAAEQKGTGRWTVQIALDLGVPVSGIAEAVFARAVSGHGDLRTAARGLAGPKAAPLSPEAADAFAAQVEQALYASKIVSYTQGFHQIQAGSEEYGWGIDLGAVASLWRGGCIIRAAFLDRIRAAYDARPELPSLLADAGFAEEIGAAQEDWREALVAAVRQGIPVPAFAASLAYYDALRAERLPAALTQGQRDFFGAHTYRRTDREGSYHTLWSGDRSEVRTA, from the coding sequence ATGAGCAGCAGCACGGCGCAGATCGGCGTCACCGGCCTCGCGGTGATGGGCAGCAACCTCGCCCGCAACTTCGCGCGCAACGGGTTCACCGTGGCCGTCCACAACCGCACCGCCGCCAAGACCACGGCGCTGGTACAGGAGTTCGGACACGAGGGCACCTTCGTGGCCGCCGAGTCCGCCAAGGAGTTCGTCGACGCGCTGGAGCGCCCGCGCCGCCTGATCATCATGGTGAAGGCCGGCGAGCCCACCGACGCCGTGATCCGCGAGTTCGCTCCGCTGCTGGAGCCGGGCGACGTCATCATCGACGGCGGCAACGCCCACTTCGAGGACACCCGGCGCCGGGAGAAGGAGCTGCGCGAGCAGGGCCTGCACTTCGTGGGCGTCGGCATCTCGGGCGGCGAGGAGGGCGCGCTGCTCGGCCCGAGCATCATGCCCGGCGGCTCGGAGGAGTCGTACGCCTCCCTCGGCCCGCTGCTGGAGAAGATCTCCGCCAAGGCCGCCGACGGCACCCCCTGCACCTCGCACGTGGGCCCCGACGGCGCCGGCCACTTCGTCAAGATGGTGCACAACGGCATCGAGTACGCCGACATGCAGCTCATCGCCGAGGCCTACCACCTGCTCCGGGAGGTGGCCGGATACTCCCCCGCGAAGATCGCCGAGACCTTCCGCTCCTGGAACAAGGGCCGGCTGGACTCCTACCTGATCGAGATCACCGCCGAGGTGCTCGCGCACACGGACGCCGCGACCGGTCTCCCGTACGTGGACGTGGTCGCCGACGCCGCCGAGCAGAAGGGCACCGGCCGCTGGACCGTGCAGATCGCCCTCGACCTGGGCGTGCCGGTGTCGGGCATCGCCGAGGCGGTCTTCGCCCGCGCGGTTTCGGGCCACGGCGACCTGCGTACCGCCGCCCGGGGCCTGGCCGGCCCGAAGGCCGCGCCGCTCTCCCCCGAGGCCGCGGACGCCTTCGCCGCCCAGGTGGAGCAGGCGCTGTACGCATCGAAGATCGTCTCGTACACCCAGGGGTTCCACCAGATCCAGGCCGGCAGCGAGGAGTACGGCTGGGGCATCGACCTCGGCGCCGTGGCCTCGCTGTGGCGCGGCGGCTGCATCATCCGAGCCGCGTTCCTGGACCGGATCCGCGCCGCCTACGACGCCCGGCCGGAGCTGCCGAGCCTCCTCGCCGACGCCGGGTTCGCCGAGGAGATCGGCGCCGCGCAGGAGGACTGGCGCGAGGCACTGGTGGCCGCGGTCCGCCAGGGCATCCCCGTACCGGCCTTCGCCGCCTCGCTCGCCTACTACGACGCCCTGCGCGCGGAACGGCTCCCGGCGGCCCTGACCCAGGGCCAGCGCGACTTCTTCGGAGCCCACACCTACCGGCGCACCGACCGCGAAGGCTCGTACCACACCCTGTGGAGCGGCGACCGCTCCGAGGTCCGTACGGCCTGA
- a CDS encoding transglycosylase family protein — translation MGVRGRHRRYQPSSINRASLVVTAGGAGIALPLIGAGAAHAASVDTWSKVAACESTSNWHINTGNGYYGGLQFSQSTWRDFGGTAYAARADLATKDQQIAVAEKVLKGQGPQAWPVCGKQAGLSRSGPAPALGAQSKAAAPAPAPAKQVQQVQQVKVQLQETKAAAPQAAAPRPTGTSVLPNPYVVAPGDSLSAIATDQHVEGGWQALYETNRATVGGNPDLIFPGQRLTLRITAAPAAPPAQNPEKPPRTAEPVKPVEPAAEKPAEKPAEKPAEKPAAKPAEKPAAEPVAKKPQAPSGGFSAPVDAGLGTAYHVAGSSWSSGYHTGVDFPVATGTSIKAAGPGEVVSAGWAGAYGYQVVIRHTDGRYSQYAHLSALGVKAGQQVTGGQRIGRSGSTGNTTGPHLHFEIRTGPGYGTDIDPLKYLRGHGVDI, via the coding sequence ATGGGTGTACGGGGCCGGCACCGCCGGTATCAGCCGAGCAGCATCAACCGGGCCTCGCTCGTCGTCACCGCCGGTGGCGCCGGGATCGCGCTCCCTCTCATCGGCGCCGGAGCCGCGCACGCCGCCTCCGTGGACACATGGAGCAAGGTCGCCGCCTGCGAGTCCACCAGCAACTGGCACATCAACACCGGCAACGGCTACTACGGCGGGCTCCAGTTCAGCCAGAGCACCTGGCGGGACTTCGGGGGCACCGCCTACGCCGCCCGCGCCGACCTCGCGACCAAGGACCAGCAGATCGCGGTCGCGGAGAAGGTGCTCAAGGGGCAGGGTCCGCAGGCCTGGCCGGTCTGCGGGAAACAGGCCGGACTCAGCCGCAGCGGCCCGGCGCCGGCCCTGGGCGCGCAGTCCAAGGCCGCGGCCCCGGCCCCAGCCCCGGCGAAACAGGTCCAGCAGGTCCAGCAGGTGAAGGTCCAGCTCCAGGAGACCAAGGCGGCCGCTCCGCAGGCCGCCGCGCCCCGCCCGACCGGGACTTCGGTCCTGCCCAACCCGTACGTCGTCGCGCCCGGGGACTCGCTCTCGGCCATCGCCACCGACCAGCACGTCGAGGGCGGCTGGCAGGCGCTGTACGAGACCAACCGGGCCACCGTGGGCGGCAATCCGGACCTCATCTTCCCCGGGCAGCGGCTCACCCTGAGGATCACGGCCGCTCCGGCCGCGCCCCCGGCCCAGAACCCGGAGAAGCCGCCGCGCACGGCCGAGCCCGTCAAGCCCGTGGAGCCGGCGGCCGAGAAGCCGGCCGAGAAGCCGGCGGAGAAACCCGCCGAGAAGCCCGCGGCAAAGCCTGCCGAGAAGCCGGCGGCCGAACCCGTAGCGAAGAAGCCGCAGGCGCCCTCGGGCGGCTTCTCCGCGCCCGTGGACGCGGGCCTCGGCACCGCCTATCACGTGGCGGGATCATCCTGGTCCAGCGGCTACCACACGGGGGTCGACTTCCCGGTGGCGACCGGCACCTCCATCAAGGCCGCCGGCCCCGGCGAGGTGGTCTCGGCCGGCTGGGCGGGTGCGTACGGCTACCAGGTGGTCATCCGGCACACCGACGGCCGGTACTCCCAGTACGCGCACCTCTCGGCGCTCGGCGTCAAAGCCGGTCAGCAGGTCACGGGCGGGCAGCGCATCGGCCGCTCCGGCTCCACCGGCAATACGACCGGACCGCACCTGCACTTCGAGATCCGCACGGGCCCCGGCTACGGGACCGACATCGACCCGCTGAAGTACCTGCGCGGCCACGGGGTCGACATCTGA
- a CDS encoding GNAT family N-acetyltransferase: MSQAVPIEFVDDRKSGRLLAVEGEAVVGFIAYFVLAEAPHALVAVHTIVEPGHEGRGIAGNLVRTFYGIAAGEDVPVVPLCPYAASWAAKHPDQAPEAPAAVVAAAKAQLDSDSDLW, translated from the coding sequence ATGTCGCAGGCCGTGCCGATCGAGTTCGTGGACGACCGCAAGTCCGGGAGGCTGCTGGCCGTCGAGGGCGAGGCGGTGGTCGGGTTCATCGCCTACTTCGTGCTCGCCGAGGCGCCCCACGCCCTCGTGGCGGTCCACACCATCGTCGAACCGGGCCACGAGGGGCGCGGGATCGCCGGGAACCTGGTGAGGACCTTCTACGGGATCGCCGCCGGGGAGGACGTTCCCGTGGTCCCGCTGTGCCCGTACGCGGCGAGCTGGGCCGCCAAACACCCCGACCAGGCGCCCGAGGCCCCGGCCGCGGTCGTGGCGGCGGCCAAGGCGCAGCTCGACTCGGACTCCGACCTGTGGTGA
- a CDS encoding NAD-dependent epimerase/dehydratase family protein, translated as MKLLMLGGTEFVGRAITEDALERGWEVTVFHRGHHAPPSGTTALHGDRTAPGGLAALAEGEWDLVVDTWGGAPTAVRDSARLLADRVGRYAYISSRSVYSYPAPAGTAEDGPLVDGSPDAGPVAYAEDKRGGELAALAAFGDRALLVRAGLILGPYENVGRLPWWLNRTARGGPVPAPGPRELPLQYVDVRDLARWTLDAAEAGRGGPYNLVSPTGHATMGGLLEACAAVTGGGAQLRWTDPARIEEAGVQPWTELPVWLPEGEQHDYMFGGDVTKALAAGLVCRPVEETVADTWAWLRSLGQVAPQRADRPAPGMDAEQEAALLGL; from the coding sequence ATGAAACTGCTGATGCTGGGTGGTACCGAATTCGTCGGGCGCGCGATCACCGAAGACGCCCTGGAGCGCGGCTGGGAGGTGACCGTCTTCCACCGCGGTCACCACGCACCCCCGTCCGGGACCACGGCCCTGCACGGGGACCGCACCGCCCCCGGCGGCCTGGCCGCCCTCGCCGAGGGGGAGTGGGACCTCGTCGTCGACACCTGGGGCGGCGCCCCCACCGCCGTGCGCGACAGCGCCCGGCTCCTGGCCGACCGGGTCGGCCGGTACGCGTACATATCCAGCCGTTCGGTGTACTCCTACCCCGCGCCGGCCGGCACGGCCGAGGACGGCCCGCTCGTCGACGGCTCGCCCGACGCGGGCCCCGTCGCCTACGCCGAGGACAAGCGCGGCGGCGAGCTCGCCGCACTGGCCGCCTTCGGCGACCGGGCCCTGCTGGTGCGCGCCGGGCTGATCCTCGGCCCGTACGAGAACGTCGGCCGACTGCCCTGGTGGCTGAACCGCACCGCCCGCGGCGGACCCGTACCGGCCCCCGGCCCCCGCGAACTCCCGCTCCAGTACGTGGACGTACGCGATCTCGCGCGCTGGACCCTCGACGCGGCCGAAGCCGGGCGCGGGGGCCCGTACAACCTGGTCTCCCCGACCGGCCACGCCACGATGGGCGGCCTCCTGGAGGCCTGCGCGGCCGTGACCGGCGGCGGCGCACAGCTGCGCTGGACCGATCCGGCCCGCATCGAGGAAGCCGGGGTGCAGCCCTGGACCGAGCTGCCGGTCTGGTTGCCCGAGGGGGAGCAGCACGACTACATGTTCGGCGGCGACGTGACCAAGGCGCTGGCGGCGGGGCTCGTGTGCCGGCCGGTCGAGGAGACCGTCGCCGACACCTGGGCCTGGCTCCGGAGCCTGGGCCAAGTGGCCCCGCAGCGCGCGGACCGGCCCGCCCCGGGCATGGACGCGGAGCAGGAGGCGGCGCTACTCGGGCTCTAG
- a CDS encoding lipase maturation factor family protein codes for MDWYTAPGYWLGRLIFQRALAGVYLLAFAGAALQFRALIGAHGMLPVPQYVRYVPFRRAPSLFQLHYSDRFFATCAWTGAALAAALAAGAGDSVPLGAAMAMWALLWLLYLSIVNVGQTWYSFGWESLLLETGFLAVFLGNARAGPPVLVLWLLRWVVFRVEFGAGLIKMRGDPCWRRLTCLYFHHETQPMPGPLSWFFHHLPGPLHRVECAANHVTQLVVPVLLFAPQPVASYAAAVIVATQLWLVLSGNFAWLNWLTITLALPAVDFTRFAGLAGPPPGAASRTGPLWYVVLGCAATALVLVLSRHPVANMVSRRQVMNRSFDSLHLVNTYGAFGTVGRIREEVVVEGTADPLPRADGEWREYGFKGKPGEVRRIPRQFAPYHLRLDWLMWFAALSPGYARDWFGPFVERLLAGDRDTLRLIRYNPFPDAPPRYVRARLYRYRFTTWRELRETGAWWHRTLVREYLPPTRLAGAARPEPLEPE; via the coding sequence ATGGACTGGTACACGGCGCCCGGATACTGGCTGGGGCGGCTGATCTTCCAGCGGGCCCTGGCCGGTGTCTACCTCCTCGCCTTCGCCGGGGCCGCCCTGCAGTTCCGGGCACTGATCGGGGCGCACGGCATGCTGCCCGTGCCGCAGTACGTGCGGTACGTGCCCTTCCGGCGCGCCCCGAGCCTGTTCCAACTGCACTACTCCGACCGCTTCTTCGCCACCTGCGCCTGGACCGGTGCCGCGCTCGCCGCGGCCCTCGCCGCCGGGGCCGGGGACTCCGTGCCGCTGGGCGCGGCGATGGCGATGTGGGCGCTGCTGTGGCTGCTGTACCTGTCCATCGTGAACGTGGGGCAGACCTGGTACTCCTTCGGCTGGGAATCGCTGCTGCTGGAGACCGGCTTCCTCGCCGTATTCCTCGGCAATGCGCGGGCCGGGCCGCCGGTGCTGGTGCTCTGGCTGCTGCGCTGGGTGGTCTTCCGGGTCGAATTCGGCGCCGGACTGATCAAGATGCGGGGAGACCCCTGCTGGCGCAGGCTCACCTGCCTGTATTTCCACCACGAGACGCAGCCGATGCCGGGGCCGCTCAGCTGGTTCTTCCACCACCTGCCGGGGCCCCTGCACCGGGTGGAGTGCGCGGCCAACCACGTCACCCAACTGGTGGTGCCGGTCCTGCTGTTCGCCCCGCAGCCGGTGGCCTCGTACGCGGCCGCCGTCATCGTGGCCACGCAGCTGTGGCTGGTGCTGTCGGGGAACTTCGCCTGGCTGAACTGGCTGACGATCACGCTCGCCCTCCCCGCCGTCGATTTCACGAGGTTCGCCGGGCTCGCGGGCCCGCCGCCCGGGGCCGCCTCGCGGACCGGGCCGCTCTGGTACGTGGTCCTCGGGTGCGCGGCGACCGCGCTGGTGCTGGTACTGAGCCGGCATCCGGTGGCCAACATGGTCTCGCGCCGCCAGGTGATGAACCGGTCCTTCGACTCCCTCCACCTGGTCAACACCTACGGGGCGTTCGGCACGGTGGGCCGGATCCGCGAGGAGGTCGTCGTGGAGGGCACGGCCGACCCGCTGCCCAGGGCGGACGGGGAGTGGCGGGAGTACGGGTTCAAGGGCAAGCCGGGTGAAGTGCGCCGGATCCCGCGCCAGTTCGCCCCGTACCACCTGCGGCTGGACTGGCTGATGTGGTTCGCGGCGCTCTCCCCCGGCTATGCGCGGGACTGGTTCGGGCCGTTCGTGGAGCGGCTGCTGGCGGGAGACCGGGACACCCTGCGGCTGATCCGGTACAACCCCTTCCCGGACGCCCCGCCACGCTACGTCCGGGCGCGGCTGTACCGCTACCGGTTCACGACCTGGCGCGAGCTGCGCGAGACGGGGGCCTGGTGGCACCGCACGCTGGTGCGCGAGTACCTCCCGCCGACCCGGCTCGCGGGGGCCGCCCGGCCGGAGCCGCTAGAGCCCGAGTAG